The sequence ACACGGATTCCTGTTGTTGAAATTCCTAATAATGGCGCACCTAAAGTGGTTACATTTCCAGAACAAATTGTTTCCTGGGTAAGGTTTGAAACGACTGATGCCAATGGCCCGGAAATCGGTTTATCAGAAATTGAAATCTTTCCTTCTCCAGCCCAGGTCACCGATCCTGTTTCATGGGTCGATCCTTATATTGAATCGGCTCGTGGGCGTTATTTTTTCTTTGTCACGGGCAGCCAGCCCTTCGGTATGATCAGCGCTGCTCCGCTGACCCGTAATAAGAACCAATATGGTGGCGGGTATAATTATAATTCTACCGAGGTGCTGGGTTTTCCCCAGGTGCATTGCTGGATGCTGTCCGGCATAACGCTGATGCCTACCACAGGTGCGCTTGATCCTAATAAAGGTGAACAGTCCTGGAAGTCTGGTTTTTCACATTCGGGTGAAATTGTTCAGCCTGGCTATCACAGGCTTTATCTCGATAAATATGATACCTGGGTGGAACAGACCGCCGGCGACCGGGTGAGTTTTTACCGGTTTACCTATACCAAAGAGGCACTCGCCAATATTTTGGTTAACCTCGGTGGATATGTTTCTACAGCGACCATGACGGATGCTAAAGTTGAAAAAATCAGTAATACCGCCATCGAAGGTTCCGTCAACACTACCGGTAGATTGTGGGGTGGCCCTGAGAATGTGCGCATTTATTTTGCCATTAGTTTTGATAAACCGTTTGAGCACCTGAATGGATGGGATGGCAAACAGGAATTGAAGGATGTAAAAACGGTTACCGGCAGCCCGGAAAAAACAGCGAAGAACAGTGGTTCAATGAGCTACTACGATGCGCCTACAACAGGGGTTTCCGCGCAATACCATGTTAAAGCGGGTGAGGCCATCCAAATGAAAGTGGCAGTTTCCTATACCAGTGTTGAAAATGCAAGGCGTAACCTGGATTCTGAATCCCGGCACTGGAACTTCGACCAGCTTCGCAGTAAATCGCAGGATGAATGGAACGAGATGCTGGGCCGCATTGCGGTAAAGGGCGGGACTGCTAATCAAAAGACGAAATTGTATACAGACCTGTGGCATGTTTTATTGGGCAGGCATAAACTCGATGATGTCTCTGGCGATTACCCGGATAATACGGAAGGCGAAAGGCATGGAAGTTTTACGGCGAATAAATTCAAGATCCGGACTTTACCTAAAGATAATAACGGGAAGCCTGTATTTCACATGTACAATTCGGACGCATTCTGGTTAACACAATGGAACCTGAATATACTTTGGGGACTGGCCTGGCCGGAAGTGCTCGATGATTTTGCCGCCTCATTGGTTCAATACGCCGAGAACGGTAAACTGCTGCCCAGGGGCCCCTGCGGTGGCGGGTATTCTTACATCATGACTGGCTGTCCGGCTACCAACCTGATTACCTCCGCTTTCCAGAAAAATATCCTGACTAAGAAACCTGCCACTAAAGCTTACGAGGTCATGAAATTTAATCATGCGCCAGGCGGTATGATCGGTGACAAACAGGAAATTGAATTTTACATCAGGAACGGCTACTATCCTTCTAATGCGGGCATCACGCTCGAAATTGCTTTCCAGGATTGGGCCTTGGCGCAGATGGCAAAGAAAATGGGATTGAAAAAAGATGCTGCTTATTTCACCCATCGCTCGGAAGGCTGGACCAGTCTTTTTGATCCCGGACAAAAACTGATCTTACCTAAAACAAAAGAGGGCACCTGGTTGCACCAGGATCCTTTGAATGGCCATGGATGGGTGGAAGCGAATGCCTGGCAGGCGACCTGGTCGGTTTCCCAGGGTATAACAAAACTGGCAGACCTGATGGGTGGAAAGGATACACTGTGTAAAATGCTGAACTACGCTTTTGAACAGGCGCGGGACCAGGATTTTGTTTTTGGTTATGGTGCCGGTTACGTGAGTTATGCCAATCAGCCGGGCTGTTCTAATGCGCATGTGTTTAACTATGCCGGGCGCCCGGACCTTACTCAATATTGGGTAAGGCGGGTGAGTGAACAGGCATATGGGGCTGTCACTCCTGATAAAGGATATGGCGGGCATGATGAAGACCAGGGCCAGATGGGCGGTGTCAGTGCATTAACGGCCATTGGATTGTTCAGTCTTACCGGAACCAGCTCTATTGACCCGGTGTATGATATTACCAGTCCTGTTTTTGATGAAGTGGTCATCAGGCTGAACAATAATTATTATCCAGGAATAGAGTTTGTAATTAAAACCTATAATAACTCCCGGGAGAATTGTTATATACAGAAGGCAACATTGAACGGCAAAGAACATAACCAGTTTTACTTTTCCCATAGTGATTTTAGTAAGGGCGGATTGCTCGAACTATGGCTGGGTGCTCAGCCAAATGCATCATGGGGTAATTCTTTGCCTTTATCCACCCAGGGCCGCAACAGTAAATAAAAAGCCAATAAATATAAAAAATGAAAAAGCGTGTATTTCTTCTCCTGTTCCTGTTTACTGCATTATTCGCTGGTGCGCAGAAAGCGCAGGACAACGGGGAGCTTGCTGAAAAAGTAAAGAACAATGAATACTTCTCGTATGTGAAAGCCAAAGCACTGGAAGTAATGAAGAAGGGCTTTAATGCCGGTGATGGTTACCGGGAAGTGTGGATTCGTGATTACAATACTTTTATTGAATTGGCAGCGCAGGTGTATTCAAAAGAAGAGCTGAAAGAGAACCTGCTGGTATTTTTCAGGATGCAGGGGGATGACGGGAATATTATTGATGGCTTCACACCCGCAGAAAAAATCGGGAAGGGCGAAACAGATTTTTCTTATTCAAAACTGGAACCGCGCTATGCTGGCCATAAGAACACGGTTGAAACTGACCAGGAGACTTCGCTTGTCCAGTCAGTGTATAAATACATCCGCCTTACGGGTGACAAATCGATCTTAAATGAAAAGGTGGGCGATAAGACGGTTAGCCAAAGGCTCGACTGGGCGATGGACTTTTTAATGAAGCACCGTTTTAACAAGCAGTACGGCCTGATCATTGGGGCTACTACAGCAGATTGGGGTGACGTACAGCCTGAGCATGGCTGGGGAGTGGATCTTGATAAAAATACACATCCTGCTATCGACATTTATGACAATGCCATGCTGATCGTAGCGCTGGACAACCTGATGGAAATCGATCCTTCAGCAAAGCCGAAATGGTCCAAGGTGAAAACCGATCTATCCAAAAACTGCATGAAGCATTTGTGGGATAAGAAGCAACAAAAATTTATTCCGCATATCTACCTGGCCGGATCACCTTTCCCCGCTGACTTTAATGAGAAAGAGATTTATTATTTTGGCGGAACTACTGTTGCTATCGAAGCAGGCTTGCTGAGCCCGGCTGAAGTGAAAGCTTCCCTCGAAGAGATGAAGAAAAGGGTGAAGCAGGCTGGTGCCCCTTCAATTGGATTAACGATTTACCCGCCATACCCCGATGGCTATTTTGCCAACAAGATCATGAACCCGGTGTACAGTTACCAGAACGGGGGCGACTGGACATGGTTTGGTGCCCGGATGATCCAGCAGTTGATCAGGTACGGTTTGGCTGCAGATGCTTACGAGCAGATACAGCCGATGGTTAAGCGCGTTAAGGATAATAATGGCTTTTTTGAATGGTACTCAGTGGATAACAAACCGCGGGGTTCAGGTACCTTCAAAGGTGAAGCTGGCGTGTTATTCACGGCCATCATGATGCTGGAAAATTTGAAATAATATTGCGCAAAGCCTGGTAAATATTCGGATATGAAAAAGTTCATGCTACCTGTTCTATGTTTGTTTTTCCTGGATGGTTATGCACAGCATTCCATTTGGAAAATTGGCAGTGCCGACAAATCCTCCCGGGAATTTGCACTGGCCCCCGATAAATTCAGGAAATTCCTGGAACATGATTTTGGGTATGAAGACAAATATTTCCTGGTTGGCTATTCCAGCGAAAAGAACGACTTTCCTTATGTACTTCCCGGCCCGGCAGATACATGGGGCGGTACATGGCCCACTTCAGGATGGCGGACGAACCAGGTAAACATCTTATTTGGCGTGCAGGACCAGGTGGCAAAAGGGGAATATAAACTGGTCATAAGGCTTGCAGATTTCGCGAAAAAATTCCTGCCACTTATCAAAATAAGTATCAACCAGTATGATAAAGTCATCCAGCTTGCAGCGCCTGGCTATGATGTAAAAAAACAGCCGTCCCCAAAACTGAATGAACCGTTTATCGATACAGCCGCTATTACCGGGAATTATTCTTCAGCAACCCCGGCGTCATTTGAAATTCCACTCAGTGCAGCGGATATAAAGAAGGGTGGAAATAATATTTCGATTACAGTATTACAGGGATCCTGGATCATGTTTGACCAGGTGGAACTGGTTGGTCCGGATTGTGCATTGTCAAAACCGGCGAAAGCTTTTGTTCGCAAGGTGGAACCTGCCGGCTATATGCTGGAATCAAATGGAAAATCCATTCAGCCGCTCCTGGTAAATGTTGAACAGCTTACCGGGCAATCCAGCCTGAGTGTTGAATTGGACGGTAAGCCCGTATTTAACGAAATGCTTGAACAGGGTAATTATGAATTTGAAGTGCCTATGCCGGCCGTTTCTTCACCAACAACTAGCAGGTATAGGGTGCTTGCCGATCGCACCGTAATTGAATCAGGCACGGTAAAGCGTACAAAGCAAAAGAAACAGACGCCCGCTGATTATGTGGATACGCGTATGGGCACCGGACACTCGCGCTGGATGATTGCTCCCGGCCCATGGATGCCTTTCAGCATGGTTAAGCTTAGTCCCGATAACCAAAATTCTGGCTGGCAGGCGGGGTATGAACCTGCTTATGAAACAGTCGGCACCTTCAGCCATATTCATGAATGGACATTGGGTGGATTAGGCACTTTTCCTACAAACGGGCGATTGAAGACCAGGATTGGCGATCAGTTAAAACCCGGATCGGGCTACAGGTCGGCAATAGATAAAAGGACAGAAGAAGCACCAATTGGATACTATAAGGTGCTCTTAAAAGATTATAACATCAAAGCGGAACTTACTGCCACTACCCATTGTGGTTTTCAAAAATATACCTTTCCAAAAAATGGCGACAGTTCCCGGATCCTTGTCGACCTGCATGTTCCATCTGAATATGATTACATGCTGAAAGAAGTTTCAGTCCGGCAGGTCGGCAAATACAGGATAGAGGGATTTTCCCACCAGTTCTGTCCAAGGGTTTGGAGCAATGACGCCGACCAGGATTATACGATCCATTTTATCATTGAATTCGACCAACCCATTAAACGGATGGGAACATGGCGGAATGATGATATCAGGTATGAGCAAACCATTGCGGCGAAAGATATTAAGGATGCCGGATTGTTCCTGGAGTTTGATACGAAGGCTAATCCTGTTGTCCAGGCTCGTTCCGGGATTTCTTTGGTTAGTCTTGATAATGCCCGCGAGAACCTGGAGACCGAGGTGATCCGGCCTTTCGGGTGGAATTTTGATGCAGTCAGGAATAACCAGGTGAAGGTTTGGAACGAATTATTCGATCGTGTGAAAGTTACCACGACAAACAGGCTGGATAAGATCCGCTTCTATAATTCGATGTATCGTTCGGTTTGCAGCAGGAACACCTGGAGCGATGTTAATGGAGAATGGAAGGGAACGGATGGCGCTATCCATAAGCTGAAAGGAAAAGATGAAGCTGCATTGGGCTGTGATGCCTTCTGGAACACGTTTTGGAACCTGAACCAATTCTGGAACCTGGTCACCCCGGAATGGAGCAGCAAATGGGTAAAATCCCAGCTGGCGATGTATGATGCTTATGGCTGGCTGGCCAAAGGGCCCGCCGGTATGAACTATGTCCCGGTTATGGTTGCTGAGCACGAAATTCCCATGATGGTGAGTGCCTACCAGATGGGAATCAGGGATTTCGATGCGGCAAAAGTGTTGGGCGCCTCAGTTAAGATGCAAACCACCCCGGCGCAAAAAGTTTTTTCCGGATTTGCCGGCAACAGGGACCTTACAGAATATTTGAAACATAAGTATGTTCCTTCTGACAAGGGACGATTCTCTAACACCATGGAGTATTCGTATGACGACTGGTGCGTGGGTCAGCTGGCAAAATCCCTGGGCGATACAGCGGTGTATAATACCTATAACGACAGGGGGTATTGGTGGAAGAATGCGATTGATAAGAATGGCTATTGCCATATGAAGAAGAGCAATGGTGAATGGACAGAAAATTTCGATCCTTTCCGCAGCGGGGCCAATGAAGAGTATGTTGAAGGTAACGCATGGCAACTCACCTTTTTTGTGCCGCAGGATGTTCCCGAATTGGAAAAGATCATTGGCAAGGAAGAGTTTACCAAAAGGCTTGACTGGGGTTTCAGGCAGAGTGAACCCTGGAGATACAACGGTATGAATGACCAGTATTGGGATTACCCGGTTGTCCAGGGTAACCAGCAATCGATGCATTTTGCTTTTCTCTTTAACTGGGCCGGCAAGCCCTGGTTAACCCAGAAATGGAGCCGTTCCATTATTGATCGTTATTATGGCAACGGAATTTCGAATGCTTACCTGGGTGACGAAGACCAGGGGCAGATGAGCGCATGGTTTGTGATGGCTTCTATTGGATTGTTCCAGACAGATGGCGGATGCAAGTCAACGCCCGTGTATGAAATAGGCAGCCCCCTCTACCAAAAGATTGAAATAGACCTGGGTAAAAAATACGGCCGTGGTGAGAAGTTCACCATATCTGCGCTTAATGCAAGCAGGCTGAATAAATACGTACAAAGTGCTACACTGAACGGGAAAAAGCTGGATTCCTTCTTTTTCCCGGCCAGTGAACTCCTCAGGGGCGGTGAATTGGTCCTCGAAATGGGCCCTTCACCTAATGATCAATGGGGGATCCGCTAAGGGGTTATTCCTGCTGTAAGAGTCTTTCTATGATCAGCTGGCCAACCTTTTTTCCCTGTTCCGCGCCGGCTTCAATTCCCGTGCGGTAATGAATCCCGCCATATACCCGGCTGATGGATGCTTCTGCTGCTGCTGCCTGGAAGGAACTAAATTTTCGCTCCATGCCGATATACCGGAGATCACTCGTATCCTGGAAGGAAAAATTATTGCCATACAATTGCGCCAGCACGGTGGCGGCAGAGGCGGTAATTGCACTGTGCCCGCTGGTATATTCCGGAAAGGGGGGTGTCTGTAAGAACGGGACGAAGTTTTTGTCGATATTTTCGTTAATATAAGTTACCGGTCGTATCACATTGCTCCTGTATTTTTCATCCCAGCAGGCAATAAATGCATCATACAAAGCGATTGCTGTCAATGCATAGCTTTTTGCTACCTGTACTGCATCAGCCTTTGATTGTTTTGCAGCAATGCCTGTGATGCCCATCCAATGACCTCCCGGGGTTATTTTTTTTGTACCGAACATCAGGTGGCCCGAGTGCTCAATTACAAATGGATTGTCATCCCAGTACCGTGCAATTGTCCTTTGCTCTTCGGTCATGGTTTTATGTATATCATATACCTCCCTTGCATTTTTATAAAAGGCGCTGGTGGTATCTGTACTGAACGCTGGCGGGCGGGGTGGCATGAATTGGGAAGCTGAATCCAGGACCATTGTTTTCATGGTGTTCCAGCACCACTCAACGCCATCGAGGTAATCGGGTGGCGTTGGCCTCCATTGGCCAGGTTGGGTGCTGCCCAGGTATTTTTGTTTTCCTCTCGACAGGATATATCCATCGTTATGCGCTCTTGCGAGGATGACGCGGGCAATGGTGTCGCCAAATGCTACGGATCGCGCATACGTGGAATCGTCTAATTTTTCCTTAAACAGGGTATACACATAGTCTTCATGGGCTTTCAGGGAATCAACTGCGAATACCTTAACGTTACGGGTAACCGTAAAGAATGCTTTTGTTGCTGCCAGTGTATAGTCATATGACTTGCCTTTCTCCGGTTCCGGTAGTTTTCCAAATCCATGCAGTTTTCCGGCAATGGATGGCGCTCCTGCTTTTTGGAACCGGATGGCCTCATAGGATGCTAATGAAGTGTATGCATATAGCCGCGCGGCCACAGGTGGCGTAAATACATCATAAATGATCACCTCGGTTAGCAGGAACTGGTTTTGGTGCAGGATCTCTGCATCAGGCACCACAATGGCAGGCTTCCTGTTATTACAGCTGATGAAGAGCTGGACTACACCGGCCAGCATAAAAGTTTTTATCAGTTGAACTGTCATCCCTAATTATTAAAAATTAATGTTCGTTTATTGCCCCTGCTGTCTGTTATTACAACTGATTGCACATTAGCACCAACGGTAAGGAATCTTGATGATTGGGACAGGAAGGATGACCCATGGTAGAATTCCTGCTTCTGTTTTTGGCCATTTTTAAATGAAATGTCCGCAGTTTGTTCCGACGGTTGCAGCTGGATGGGTTTGCCATCTTTCTTCAATTCGAATATCGCCAGGGGCCCGCGGTTTTGTGATGCCGCCAAAAGGTACTTGTCGTTTTGGCCCCTTAGCTTGATCAGGGCTTTCCCGTTTCCGGGTATGAATATGCCGCTTTTCAGGATTGGTTGGGGGATAAAGTTTCCTTTGCCATCACCTTGTAACAGCAGTCCGTTTAATGCATCATAACGGCCTACAGATACATCAGTTCCATAATCATTGGTGCTGATCACCACATCCAGATTACCATCCCCGTCAAAGTCATCGGCTACCATTCCATTCAGTACAGAGAGCTGCGCCTTGAAGGGTAAATGGACCAGGGTAAATTTTCCATTGCCATCATTCCTGCAAAACGAAGAGTTGAATTCAGTTGCTTTCAGATGGAGTACACCATTCCATTGCTCAGGGGTAAACAATTGTTCAATTGTAGCCGTCGCATATGAGGTATAGTTCGGGAATTTTGATCGCATACCGATGATCTGCTTGATGATATCATCTCTTCCGGCTACAGGGTATTGTTTCCTGGTAGAGTCTTCCTGGCTGGTCCTGAGGTATAGTGCCGGGATGGCATCGTAGCTTCCGTTGTTGTCAAAATCTTTGGCGAATATGGCGGCTGGATATTGTGGCGATGCTTTGTAGAAGGAATTTTGTCCAAGGTTGCCGGCGATAAAATCTATATCACCATCATTATCAAAATCACCGGTGACCAGGCTGTTCCACCAGCCGGTTTGATCGGCCAGCCCGGTTTTGTTGGTCACATTATTGAATTTGCCATGGTCGTTTTTTAAAAAGGTAAGCGGCATCCACTCCCCGGCAAGCACCAGGTCGGGCCAGCCGTCATTGTCAAAGTCTGTGCAAACTGCATCACATACCAATCCGATCTTGTCCAGGTCTTTTGCTACCGCTGCTGTCACATCAGTGAATTTTATCTGCCCATCCCGGGTATCATTCCTGTAAATAAAACTGGATACCGGCTTTGGATAGTTCCAGGGATCAACCCGGCCAGCGATAAACAGGTCCAGGTCTCCATCCTTATCAAAATCCACCGCCCTTGCACAAGACTTGCTCGCATGATTCATGGGTAGCGCTAAGGAGTCCGATTTGAAGTTCCCATGGCCATCATTTACAAATAACTGGTCCTGGTAGGCTATTGAATTGGATTTGCTTTCATAGCCGCCATGTGCCAGGAAAAGATCCAGGTCTTCATCACCATCTGCATCGAATAAGATCGTTCCCATTTCCTGGAATTGTATATTGGCTTTTTCGATTGGCTGCGTAACCGGTTTTTGCAGGAATGTTCCATTTGGCTGCTGTAGCATGGCTACAGCACCTGATGTTGAGTTGCCGCCAACAATAATATCATCCAACCCGTCGCCGTTTACATCTCCTGCCGCAAGGGAAGGACCATATTCTGACAGCTTGTGCGGCAATAATTTTTGTATGTTGAAATCAATATAATCTGTTTGGGAATGACGGTATTGAACGCCAAGGGTACGGGTGACTTCCCTGAACAGGTTTTGTTGCGCCAGGGCGGGGCCGGACCAGTCGTAACGATCCTTCGCATTCCTGATATCGACCTGGATGGTTTGGTCTGGTGCCGGGTGCTCTAAAACTTGTTTCCTGCCATCTGCCCAGGTGACCACCAGGGAATCGATTGTAGTACTGGTTCCCAGGCCGAAGTGGGGGTTTAGCTGGATGCTGCCCAGGTATCCGCGGTATGGGGTCTGTTCATAGGACTGGTGTTGGTTCTCATAATACAGTTCTACCCAGCTGCCCAGCCCATTCCTGTTTAATGAATCGCCTGAAAGTTGTACCGACAGGTAATGCAACTTTTCCGGACCTGCATTCATCAGGGTGTTTTCATAGACACTTGCTTCGTCGTTGATGTTATTGATTATGATGTCCAGGTCACCATCATTATCCAGGTCAGCATATGCACCGCCATTTGAAAAACTTGGCTGGTCAAAGCCCCAGTCAGCAGATACGTTGACAAAATTGCTGTTACCATTGTTGCGGAAGGCGTAATTGTGCAGTTTGACTTCGGGTATTTGTGCCAGCGTATTTTCCTGTGGTGTAATTGGGGCCGGTTCGTTACGGTAAGCCAGGAAATCACGGTCTGTTACGTCCCGGGGGAAGCCATTGGTCACCACCATATCACGCATCCCGTCATTATCATAATCTGCAACCAGGGGGCACCAGCTCCAGTCGGTTTCTGCTATTCCGGAGAAATAACCTGTTTCGCTGAATATCGGATCACCGATCGTATCGTTTTCTTTAAGCCTTGGCCCTTCATTGACCTGGATCGAATTCCTGACATACTGGTATTGGTACTTAAAGTAGTCATTGAGCTGAAAGGTCTGGTAGCTGTTTGCACCCAGCATTTTTTTCTTCCGGAAGTTGTCCTCCGGGTTCATGTCCAGTTCTACTATATCAGGAAGGCCATCGTTATTGATATCAATGACGTCCTGTCCCATTCCGTTAGCAGAGGTATGCTTGAGATAGGTTTCCGCCTTGTCTGTAAATGTTCCGTTGTGGTTGTTGATATACAGGATGTCTGTGGCAATGAAATCATTCGTTACAAAGATGTCTTTCCATCCATCCTTATTGAGGTCTGCAATGGTTGCACCGTGTCCATAACCTTCAATGGTAACCCCGGCTTCCTTGGTTACATCTGTAAATACCGGGTGTTTCAGGGTGCTGTTCATATCGTTCCGGTAAAGCCGGCCCGTACTGGGGAAACTGCCGTCCATTATCCTGGGTTTGAAGGTAGACGGATTTACATCGGGCAGGATTTCATTGACCACAATGTATACGTCCAGGTCACCATCATTATCATAGTCAAAGAAATTGGCCATGGTGGAATGCGTAGTATCATCCAATTGGTAAGCCGCGGCTTCATCCTTAAAAACCGGTACGCCATCTTTATCCGGGCCCTGGTTAATGTACAGCAGGTTTTTCCGTTTTTGCGGATCCTTATTCATAGAAACGCTTACATACAGGTCCATCCGGCCATCGTTATTTATATCCACGGTGGAAACACCTTTACACCACCTGCCGTTTCCGCTTACGCCCGCTTTATCGGTTATTTCTTCAAACTGCAGTTTCCCTTTGTTCAGGTACAACCTGGAGGATACCATATTTCCTGCCAGGTACACGTCCTGTAAGCCATCGTTGTTAAAATCGCCAATTCCCACACCACCACCATTATAGATATTGGTTACGTCAATAGGATTCAGCGAATCGCTTTCAACAATTTTGTTGTTAAAACGGATACCCGAATGATCCGGGCTTACAGGATGAAACAGGTGATTGTTTTGCCTGCACGAGGTAACCAGCAGCCCGTTGATAAGAATGAAAGTAACGATGCGGGCTAATTTCACCCGGGTTTTATTAATACACATAGGCAATTCCTGGCAATGTTAAGGGTTTCTAAAAAAAATTTGGATGGAATTAAAATTCGGATATATTTGTATGTATAGACATACAGACATATATTTTAACAAAAATAAGCAAAAAAGGCAGGGAAAGTGCAGTTCGGCCAGTGGTGAAAACCAGGATCTGCCAGGCCGGAATTTCAATGTTTTGACACCAACAATTCCAGATGAAGTGCAATTAGCGTTTGCCGGAGGATGATATACTGATTGCCATTCTTTTTTATTTCTTGATCATACATAAAACAATAAACCACTGTTATGAGACCAAAACGATTGCATGGTGTTTGTTCCAAGGCCAAATGCGTACTTTGCTTAATTGCTTTGCAAAGTGTTATGAGCACCGCTCTGTGGGCAAATGCCGATAATTCACCGGGCGGCGTAAATAGATTTACGGACCGCGAACGGTCAAACAAATTTGTCGAAAAAGTTATAAATGGTCGTATTACCGGGAGTAATGGCGAGCCATTGGCTGGCGTCAGCATCACAGAAAAAGGAACCAAAAACACGGTTGTTTCTGATGATGAAGGTAAATACACCATTACCGTAAAAGATGCAAACAGTAGCCTCCTTTTTACTTATGTTGGTTTCCTGGATATGGAAGTTAAGGCCGGATCAGTGGGCAATGAGGTGAAAATGGAGAAGCTTTCCAGTAACATGGAAGAAGTTGTGGTGGTAGGTTATGGCTCCCAGAAGAAAAAGGAACTGACCAACGCCGTTGTGCAGGTTTCCGGGAATGAAGTTAAAAAATCTGCTTCTGTTTCCTTGTCCAACTCCTTAACCGGCCGGCTGGCTGGTTTATTTGTCAACCAACGCAGTGCGATACCAGGTGCTGATGATGCCCAGATCCTCGTAAGGGGTTCGAATACCTTCCGGAACAGTTCAGCATTGATTGTAATTGACGGTATCGCGAATGCAGATCCGGATGGTTTAAACAGGCTGGATCCCAATGATATTGAATCCATTTCTGTACTTAAGGATGCCTCCGCTGCAGTGTATGGAGCACAATCTGCAGGTGGTGTTATCCTCGTAACCACAAAAAGGGGAAAGAGCGGTAAAGCTTCATTTGACTTTTCCTCCCAATTTTCTAATTCATCTCCAACAATGAAGGTGAAATCTGCTGATGTGTTTGAGTATATGAATGTACTCAATGAAAGAAGGGCCCTGGAGGGAACCCCACCCGATTTTCCGGATGAGCTGATTGAATCATTTAAAAATGGCACAAGAAGGGCGGAAGATTGGTATGCAGCCCTTGTTGATCCACCTGCAAAACAAAACAGGCAGTCACTTACGATGCGGGGTGGCACGGATAAAGTAAGGTACTTTACTTCTCTCGGAACCGCTTTCCAGGGTGGAATTTTGCGTGCCGATGATATTACTAAACTCAAGCAGTATAACGTGAGGAGTAATATTGATGTTGCCGTTACGCAAAATTTTGAAGTAGGATTGGATCTTTCCTACAGGGAGAAAAACACCACCTATCCCCAGGGTGGCTCAAACCAGATCGGTGGTTTTGCCAATACAAGCCCCTTGCAGGAAGCATACATTGACGGGGATTATCGTTATCCCGGCGAAGGATGGTCGCAATTGAATCCGGCCGCCAGGCTGCTAAGCCCGGGCTACCAGATTTTAAAAGCAAATGTTGGCATGGGTACGATCAGGTTCAAATACAATATCCCCTGGGTTAAAGGCCTGGTATTGGATGGATTTGGCTCAGTTGTGAAGACCGGGAACTATAATAAAGTCTTTAACTATACCTGGTTTTATTATGAAAAAAATGACGATGGGGAAATTATTAAGCGCCCGTCAAGATCCGTTGAGGACATTGGTCTTAGGGAAGATTTTATCCAAAGCCAGCGGCTTACGGGTAATATCAAGCTTGCCTATAGCACATCTATCAAGGAACATAGGATAAATGCAT comes from Flavihumibacter fluvii and encodes:
- a CDS encoding GH92 family glycosyl hydrolase encodes the protein MKKFMLPVLCLFFLDGYAQHSIWKIGSADKSSREFALAPDKFRKFLEHDFGYEDKYFLVGYSSEKNDFPYVLPGPADTWGGTWPTSGWRTNQVNILFGVQDQVAKGEYKLVIRLADFAKKFLPLIKISINQYDKVIQLAAPGYDVKKQPSPKLNEPFIDTAAITGNYSSATPASFEIPLSAADIKKGGNNISITVLQGSWIMFDQVELVGPDCALSKPAKAFVRKVEPAGYMLESNGKSIQPLLVNVEQLTGQSSLSVELDGKPVFNEMLEQGNYEFEVPMPAVSSPTTSRYRVLADRTVIESGTVKRTKQKKQTPADYVDTRMGTGHSRWMIAPGPWMPFSMVKLSPDNQNSGWQAGYEPAYETVGTFSHIHEWTLGGLGTFPTNGRLKTRIGDQLKPGSGYRSAIDKRTEEAPIGYYKVLLKDYNIKAELTATTHCGFQKYTFPKNGDSSRILVDLHVPSEYDYMLKEVSVRQVGKYRIEGFSHQFCPRVWSNDADQDYTIHFIIEFDQPIKRMGTWRNDDIRYEQTIAAKDIKDAGLFLEFDTKANPVVQARSGISLVSLDNARENLETEVIRPFGWNFDAVRNNQVKVWNELFDRVKVTTTNRLDKIRFYNSMYRSVCSRNTWSDVNGEWKGTDGAIHKLKGKDEAALGCDAFWNTFWNLNQFWNLVTPEWSSKWVKSQLAMYDAYGWLAKGPAGMNYVPVMVAEHEIPMMVSAYQMGIRDFDAAKVLGASVKMQTTPAQKVFSGFAGNRDLTEYLKHKYVPSDKGRFSNTMEYSYDDWCVGQLAKSLGDTAVYNTYNDRGYWWKNAIDKNGYCHMKKSNGEWTENFDPFRSGANEEYVEGNAWQLTFFVPQDVPELEKIIGKEEFTKRLDWGFRQSEPWRYNGMNDQYWDYPVVQGNQQSMHFAFLFNWAGKPWLTQKWSRSIIDRYYGNGISNAYLGDEDQGQMSAWFVMASIGLFQTDGGCKSTPVYEIGSPLYQKIEIDLGKKYGRGEKFTISALNASRLNKYVQSATLNGKKLDSFFFPASELLRGGELVLEMGPSPNDQWGIR
- a CDS encoding vanadium-dependent haloperoxidase, with protein sequence MTVQLIKTFMLAGVVQLFISCNNRKPAIVVPDAEILHQNQFLLTEVIIYDVFTPPVAARLYAYTSLASYEAIRFQKAGAPSIAGKLHGFGKLPEPEKGKSYDYTLAATKAFFTVTRNVKVFAVDSLKAHEDYVYTLFKEKLDDSTYARSVAFGDTIARVILARAHNDGYILSRGKQKYLGSTQPGQWRPTPPDYLDGVEWCWNTMKTMVLDSASQFMPPRPPAFSTDTTSAFYKNAREVYDIHKTMTEEQRTIARYWDDNPFVIEHSGHLMFGTKKITPGGHWMGITGIAAKQSKADAVQVAKSYALTAIALYDAFIACWDEKYRSNVIRPVTYINENIDKNFVPFLQTPPFPEYTSGHSAITASAATVLAQLYGNNFSFQDTSDLRYIGMERKFSSFQAAAAEASISRVYGGIHYRTGIEAGAEQGKKVGQLIIERLLQQE